The proteins below are encoded in one region of Ornithinimicrobium avium:
- a CDS encoding RAMP superfamily CRISPR-associated protein: MTRFVNPYNFVPLAGDVDSRRERPRGHRHAKGALSGWLDVTMEATTPISTQTVAGTARPEEMPIRGSSLRGALRSMHEALTGSCLRVFDTEFVPVYREHMSTAAGRTLALVQQVRHKPGTGEVLSLDLYLPPARDVVSVPMSACPGLPTDRDGVRTGTRLSVVGVRGEEWSGRVATQVTLSADGDHVLLVSSTAARPPDKVDRWKFRAVKAPGSIEEEELKQRSRSVGRLVLTTLNAAAGSMVDRKITPVLRDPVMGPDGWTYDGVGNDAYNRGAGGVLFGRRLVACGPDRELLKDGQPVWVNLDEHGQIARVGLSQIWRAPGEGRAGERAGEATPCRGPELCPSCRVFGSVEHLTPDEKADVVANRGAEQNSYMGHVWIGSADYAEIPQVHLVDLPRVDAPRPGAGQFYLVDRTIDVHDKSASRLPERGQARREWGSAADRGRPRELRGRKRYWTTSQTPRVTEVTGEISADDHVSRRACVPAGTRFTWRVVFEGLSPEQVGGLVGACAPRLWLEAWQGHEGDPADARFRLGGGQPFGLGAAIGEVELHVEDMRKRWTGLPGDATAQVVDLRTLVEEFVASAPQKVRETWLALANLVSQDHVDPDMVSYPRHGGVPMEEAPFYFWKGSVGRRRTNRDGTRITPFIALPTADLAGDSQVLDTATATVPEGKKLGGGRA; encoded by the coding sequence ATGACGAGGTTCGTCAATCCGTACAACTTCGTTCCCCTTGCGGGTGACGTCGATTCTCGGCGTGAGCGCCCGCGCGGGCATCGCCACGCGAAGGGTGCGCTCAGCGGCTGGCTCGACGTGACGATGGAGGCCACGACACCGATCTCCACGCAGACGGTCGCGGGTACGGCACGACCGGAGGAGATGCCGATCCGGGGGTCGTCGTTGCGGGGGGCGCTGCGGTCCATGCACGAGGCGTTGACGGGTAGCTGCCTGCGCGTCTTCGACACCGAGTTCGTCCCCGTCTACCGCGAGCACATGTCCACGGCGGCGGGGCGCACCCTGGCGCTGGTCCAACAGGTGCGGCACAAGCCCGGAACGGGGGAGGTACTGTCCCTGGACCTGTACCTGCCTCCTGCCCGGGACGTCGTGTCTGTGCCGATGAGCGCGTGTCCGGGACTGCCGACGGACCGTGACGGGGTCCGGACAGGGACCAGGCTGTCGGTCGTCGGGGTGCGGGGCGAGGAATGGTCTGGGCGGGTGGCGACGCAGGTGACGCTCTCGGCCGATGGTGATCATGTTCTGCTCGTCTCGAGCACTGCGGCCCGACCGCCGGACAAGGTCGACAGGTGGAAGTTCCGGGCGGTCAAGGCACCAGGGAGCATCGAGGAGGAGGAGCTGAAGCAACGCTCCCGTTCCGTGGGGAGGCTGGTCCTCACGACCCTGAACGCTGCGGCGGGCTCGATGGTCGACCGCAAGATCACACCGGTACTTCGGGATCCTGTCATGGGGCCGGACGGCTGGACCTATGACGGAGTCGGTAACGACGCGTACAACCGGGGTGCGGGCGGCGTGCTGTTCGGTCGCCGCCTCGTGGCTTGTGGTCCGGACCGTGAGCTCCTCAAAGACGGACAGCCGGTTTGGGTGAACCTGGACGAGCACGGCCAGATCGCACGGGTCGGCCTGTCGCAGATCTGGCGGGCCCCGGGGGAAGGTCGTGCGGGGGAACGGGCGGGTGAGGCGACGCCGTGCCGCGGCCCGGAGCTGTGCCCGTCCTGCCGGGTGTTCGGGTCGGTCGAGCACCTCACACCGGACGAGAAGGCAGATGTGGTGGCCAACCGGGGCGCGGAGCAGAACTCGTACATGGGGCACGTGTGGATCGGATCGGCCGACTATGCCGAGATCCCTCAGGTCCACCTCGTCGACCTTCCTCGTGTGGACGCGCCTCGTCCGGGAGCAGGTCAGTTCTACCTGGTTGACCGCACCATCGACGTCCACGACAAATCAGCCAGCCGTCTTCCCGAGCGCGGTCAGGCACGTCGCGAGTGGGGGTCCGCGGCGGACAGGGGGCGACCGCGGGAACTGCGTGGCAGGAAACGCTACTGGACGACGTCGCAGACCCCTCGGGTCACCGAGGTGACCGGGGAGATCTCGGCGGACGACCATGTCAGCCGTCGTGCTTGTGTTCCAGCAGGTACGAGGTTCACCTGGCGGGTGGTGTTCGAGGGTTTGTCCCCGGAGCAGGTCGGGGGTCTGGTCGGGGCATGCGCTCCACGACTGTGGCTGGAGGCGTGGCAGGGGCACGAGGGGGATCCAGCCGACGCCAGGTTCCGTCTCGGTGGCGGCCAACCGTTCGGGTTGGGGGCAGCCATCGGCGAGGTAGAGCTGCACGTGGAGGATATGCGGAAGCGGTGGACCGGCCTGCCTGGGGACGCAACTGCCCAGGTCGTGGATCTGAGAACGCTGGTCGAGGAGTTCGTCGCCTCGGCTCCGCAGAAGGTGCGGGAGACGTGGCTGGCGCTGGCCAACCTCGTGAGCCAGGACCACGTCGACCCTGACATGGTGTCCTATCCCCGTCACGGCGGTGTGCCGATGGAGGAAGCGCCCTTCTACTTCTGGAAGGGGTCAGTCGGTCGGAGGCGCACGAACCGCGACGGGACCCGGATCACCCCCTTCATCGCGCTGCCGACGGCCGACCTGGCAGGCGACAGCCAGGTGCTTGACACTGCCACGGCCACCGTCCCCGAGGGCAAGAAGCTGGGGGGA
- a CDS encoding transposase, translated as MLSGEARTDPKSASIEPLRALNITRRSAIKAQQATWRQIGCVLVNAPAAVRDRYRNLPDAKLLSVLAGLRPGRCLDPDEADLLYSLRVLARRHRDLGTEIKDIEARMLARATRANPGLMAIKGVGPVTGTQLLITAGDNPDRLRSSASFAALCGTSPMPVSSGRTDRHRLSRGGDRQANSALHRIAKNRMTHDPATRAYRDSHLDKGWTLPAVYRALKRAVAREIFQALTGHCSVPDYSDLRPSRQAKNITLTNAATALGVWPARVGELELSRRRDDDFADRYRAWLAAA; from the coding sequence GTGCTCTCCGGCGAGGCCCGCACCGACCCCAAGTCCGCTAGCATCGAGCCCCTGCGCGCGCTGAACATCACTCGACGCTCGGCCATCAAGGCCCAGCAGGCCACCTGGCGCCAGATCGGCTGCGTGCTCGTCAACGCCCCCGCCGCCGTCCGCGACCGTTACCGGAACCTGCCGGACGCCAAGCTGCTGAGTGTCCTGGCCGGCCTGCGACCAGGCCGGTGCCTCGACCCTGACGAGGCGGACCTGCTGTACTCCCTGCGCGTCCTGGCACGCCGCCACCGCGACCTGGGCACCGAGATCAAGGACATCGAGGCCCGGATGCTCGCCCGCGCCACCCGGGCCAACCCCGGACTGATGGCCATCAAGGGCGTCGGACCCGTCACCGGGACCCAGCTGCTCATCACTGCCGGCGACAATCCCGACCGGCTGCGCAGCTCGGCCTCGTTCGCCGCCCTGTGCGGGACCTCACCCATGCCCGTCAGCTCCGGACGCACCGATCGCCACCGGCTCTCCCGCGGAGGCGACCGGCAGGCGAACTCTGCCCTGCACCGGATCGCGAAGAACCGCATGACCCACGACCCGGCCACCCGCGCATACCGCGACAGCCACCTGGACAAGGGATGGACGCTGCCCGCGGTGTACCGGGCGCTCAAGCGCGCAGTCGCCCGCGAGATCTTCCAGGCCCTCACCGGCCACTGCTCTGTCCCGGACTACTCCGACCTGCGACCGAGCAGGCAGGCCAAGAACATCACCCTCACCAACGCGGCCACAGCCCTGGGCGTCTGGCCCGCACGAGTAGGAGAGCTCGAGCTCAGCAGGCGCCGCGACGACGACTTCGCCGACCGCTACCGGGCATGGCTTGCCGCGGCTTGA
- a CDS encoding IS110 family transposase, translated as MTDAPGRFGGIDSHKDTIHVAVITKVCQHVEDKEFPTTQAGYRRTVAWLIGHGPLAAVGVEGTSSYGRGIATELTGAGIRVVEVNRTRPAERRKQGRTDALDA; from the coding sequence ATGACTGATGCACCAGGACGATTCGGCGGTATCGACTCGCACAAGGACACCATCCACGTGGCCGTCATCACCAAGGTCTGCCAGCACGTGGAGGACAAGGAGTTCCCGACCACCCAGGCCGGTTACCGGCGCACAGTTGCCTGGCTCATCGGCCACGGCCCCCTGGCCGCGGTCGGAGTGGAGGGCACCAGCAGCTACGGCCGCGGCATTGCCACCGAGCTGACTGGAGCCGGGATCCGGGTCGTGGAGGTCAACCGGACCCGTCCGGCCGAACGCCGCAAGCAGGGCAGGACCGACGCCTTGGACGCCTAG
- a CDS encoding MucR family transcriptional regulator has protein sequence MQLRVGQPDGHGRYGMVDETADGLLCHECGRRFTHLGLHVSKAHDLTADEYRRAHGLSRRGLVAKETAQTIAANARWTMSTRERFIQARDPAAASAAQRSGPNAISPAGLAAIRQAGRDRRGLYRSGTVVVCEWCGVEFCPLIAAARRRFCSRSCAARNNRRRRRMPLPNADVAR, from the coding sequence GTGCAGCTGCGAGTGGGACAGCCTGACGGGCACGGCCGGTACGGCATGGTCGACGAGACGGCCGACGGCCTGCTGTGCCACGAGTGCGGCCGCCGGTTCACCCACCTCGGGCTGCACGTGTCCAAGGCCCACGACCTGACCGCCGACGAGTACCGGCGAGCGCACGGCCTGAGCCGTCGCGGCCTCGTCGCCAAGGAGACCGCGCAGACGATCGCCGCCAACGCGCGATGGACCATGAGCACCCGGGAACGGTTCATCCAGGCCCGCGACCCCGCCGCCGCCAGCGCGGCGCAGCGTAGCGGCCCCAATGCCATCTCGCCCGCCGGCCTCGCAGCGATCCGACAAGCAGGCAGGGACCGCCGCGGGCTCTACCGGTCCGGGACCGTCGTCGTCTGCGAATGGTGCGGCGTCGAGTTCTGCCCGCTCATCGCAGCCGCCCGACGCCGGTTCTGCAGCAGGTCGTGCGCGGCCCGAAACAACCGTCGCCGGCGCAGAATGCCTCTTCCAAACGCGGACGTTGCGCGGTGA
- a CDS encoding DUF6642 family protein, with translation MIHRDVATRKDFEYYLQTWLGRGYGAYTVGYLAFHGERRTLALPSDEDITLDDLVEMVDVRGDGKILYLGSCSVLAGRGRSFEEDLRQFCQATGFRAVVGYAKDVGWIESAAFDFLLLPELLNGKHTNTLHDRLEARYGRLVQTLGLRIATRTKVQVWRQTPSTGTS, from the coding sequence GTGATCCACCGGGACGTCGCCACGCGCAAGGACTTCGAGTACTACCTCCAGACCTGGCTTGGGCGCGGCTACGGTGCCTACACCGTCGGTTATCTCGCCTTCCACGGAGAGAGACGGACCCTTGCCCTGCCAAGTGACGAGGACATCACCCTCGACGACCTCGTCGAGATGGTCGACGTCAGGGGCGACGGCAAGATCCTCTACCTCGGCTCGTGCAGCGTCCTGGCGGGACGAGGCCGAAGCTTCGAGGAGGACCTGAGGCAGTTCTGCCAGGCCACCGGGTTCCGGGCCGTTGTCGGGTACGCCAAGGACGTGGGGTGGATCGAGTCCGCCGCCTTCGACTTCCTTCTCCTGCCCGAGCTGCTCAACGGGAAACACACGAACACCCTCCACGACCGGCTCGAGGCCAGGTACGGCAGGCTGGTCCAGACTCTGGGCCTGCGGATCGCGACGAGGACGAAAGTCCAGGTCTGGAGACAGACCCCGTCAACCGGGACGAGTTAG